The nucleotide sequence aacctacccaaccctgactaTAACACTGAATGCCTGACAGAGCACTCATCATGTTTTTATAAACACGACAAGTAAGTAATCATACAATCTATTAACAGCCATTTATCATACAGCCAATTGCAAAGAACACCAGAGTATACATAAAGAACCGCCAGAGTAAAATAAGAACGCCAGAGTATACATAAAGAACGCCAAAGAGTATACATAAAAGACGCATAGTAACATAAAGAACGCCAAGTATCATAGAGAACTGCCATAAGTAATACATAAGAACGCCAGAGTACATAAATAACGCCAAGAGTATACATAAAGAACGCCAGAGTACATATAAAGAACGCCCAGGGTATACTAAAGAACGCCAGAGTATACATAAAGAACAACCAGAGTCTACATTAAAGAACANNNNNNNNNNNNNNNNNNNNNNNNNCCAGAGTATACATAAAGAACACCAGAGTATACATAAAGAACACCAGAGTATACATAAAGAACACCAGAGTATACATAAAGAACTCAGCCGCCATTTTGAAAAGGAAAAGAGACTGACCCTTTGGAGGAAGTccgttctctccttcttcttgttCCGACACCGTGCTGCTGCYACTTTGTTCTTATCYCTCCTCCGTCTCCTCCKCTCGTCGTCCTCGTCCATCTGCAGGGAGAAGAACAAGTGCTGTGATTAGCTAATGGGGACCTTTTTTCAAGGCCTGCATATTATGAAATATAGTTATTCCAACCTTGGTTTCTATCTTTCCTGCATTTTATACTCCCGACACAATGTTGTYTCactcctatttttgtttcattgtgAATTTCAAGTAACTACGTCCCAGTTTGATACCTGAGCTTGCCATCTTGGAGGCAAACGTGAAGAGTTTCAGAGAACCCAGATTGAAATGATTAAACGCCCAGTggagtcaaaaacatgattttcctgtgttttatatatatatatttttccacactatgaggttggaataatattgtgaaattgtgtaaaatgcccttttagtgtaagagctgtttgaaaagaccgcctgaaatctcagcctgtttttgtgggatggagttttggcctgcctcatCTCCAGGCCGTAaactagttaatagaccaataacaaagctagttccaaacctctcttccagtaacagctagttttcagttttcacctccctactcagaccactcccagacagtcctagcaacattcttgcttgagaaattgctctttgctaagaagcaagttctgtttttgttttgttttaccattttaattgaaaacaatcacggtaaggtacttaattgctcCCCAGAAAGTATTTGATATTAAgataaaaaatgtctgcattggacctttaagttgTGTAACATCTCAAATACTTTTGAAATTGGCCACTTGGTGGAGCTAAACGTTAGACAGGCTGACAACATCTAAACATCAGTCGATCATAAAAAAACAGAACATCCCTCGAAAATATCAACATCCACCaccattcctcctcctcatccttctcttcctccttctcatccttctcttcctcctcctcttccttctcttcctcatccttctcttcctcctcctccaccccctcctccttctcttcctccacctcctcctccttctcttcctcctcttcctccacctcctcttcctacacctcctcatcttcctcctcttcctcatcctcctcatccttttcttcctcctcctcctcctccttatcttcctccacctcctccaccttctcttcctcctcctcctcctcatccttctcttcctcttcctccttctcttcctccttctcttcctcctcacctctcccttgATAGCAGTGAGTGGCCTCTTGCCCAGCCGTCCCAGGATATGCAGCGGTGACAACATGGCGCCCAGGTTCCTGAAGTCCTGTGCCAGTTTGAGCTGGTCGGTGAGCGTGGTGGCAGATATGCCGGCCAGCAGGCCCAGGCTGGGCAAGGAGCCGGCCGTCAGGGAGGGGTCAGGGATCTGACCGGGCATCATGTCAGACCCAGCTACCATACACCACcgctgtggagggagagagagacggagagaggagagggcgggagagagggagagagagaggagaggaagggagagggaggagaggaagggagagagaggagagagagaggagaggctctgTCTGTTCTACCCTGTTCTGTTCTACCTGTTCTGTTCCTGTTCTACCCTGCTCTGTTCTACCCTGTTATGTTCTCTGTCCGACGCTGtctaccctgctctgctctatCCTGCTCTGCTCTACCCTGCTCTGTTCTATCCTGCTCTGCTCTACCCTGTTCTGTTCTACCTGCTCTGATCTACCCTGCTCTGTTCTACCCTGCTCTGTTCTACCCTACTCTGTTCTACCCTGCTCTACCCTGCTCTGTTCTACCCTGCTCTACCATGCTCTGCTCTACCTGCTTC is from Salvelinus sp. IW2-2015 unplaced genomic scaffold, ASM291031v2 Un_scaffold1954, whole genome shotgun sequence and encodes:
- the LOC112072542 gene encoding jun dimerization protein 2; the protein is MVAGSDMMPGQIPDPSLTAGSLPSLGLLAGISATTLTDQLKLAQDFRNLGAMLSPLHILGRLGKRPLTAIKGEMDEDDERRRRRRDKNKVAAARCRNKKKERTDFLQRESERLEVVNSDLKAQIEELRMERQQLMVMLNLHRPTCIVRTDSVKTPESEANPLLEHLAAEKLEASK